In Harmonia axyridis chromosome 6, icHarAxyr1.1, whole genome shotgun sequence, a single window of DNA contains:
- the LOC123683236 gene encoding outer mitochondrial transmembrane helix translocase, with the protein MDLSSRKVEIFGIILRLSLVSAVSFLGVKWLMKHLDPTAKNKQNAKEIAEKRLKRIAKNGKSVAIDKLNEYELMIAAQLIHPDDISITWKDIAGLDDVITELREEIILPIMRRDLFEHSILSLPPKGILLYGPPGCGKTLIAKATAKEAGMNFINLDVSCLTDKWYGESQKLAAALFTLADKIQPCIIFIDEIDSFLRDRSTNDHEATAMMKAQFMSWWDGLITDPKSSIIIMGATNRPRDLDRAILRRMPAAFNIGLPRTPQREQVLKLILSKEPKEENIDFHQLAVQTDGFSCSDLMEMCRSAAVYRVKDFLNLEKTKKGDEVFYDTLRPIAMGDLLYAAEKVRSAKMLCGSFHLQTSLDVE; encoded by the exons ATGGATCTATCTTCCCgtaaagttgaaattttcggtATAATACTTAGGTTATCATTAGTATCAGCAGTCTCATTTCTCGGTGTAAAATGGTTGATGAAACATTTAGATCCTACAGCAAAGAACAAACAAAATGCTAAAGAGATTGCAGAGAAACGTTTGAAGAG AATTGCAAAAAATGGTAAATCAGTGGCCATCGATAAACTCAATGAATATGAATTGATGATTGCAGCCCAACTTATTCATCCAGATGATATATCCATAACATGGAAAGATATTGCTGGTCTTGATGATGTAATCACTGAACTAAGAGAAGAAATAATTCTTCCAATAATGCGTAGAGATTTATTTGAACATTCAATATTGTCCTTGCCACCTAaag GTATTCTACTGTATGGTCCTCCAGGATGTGGAAAAACGTTGATAGCAAAAGCCACTGCCAAAGAGGCTGGAATGAATTTTATCAATCTAGATGTGTCTTGTTTGACAGATAAATGGTACGGTGAAAGTCAGAAACTAGCAGCTGCTCTATTCACTTTAGCGGACAAGATACAACCTTGCATCATCTTCATTGATGAGATTGACTCCTTTCTTCGTGATAGAAGCACAAATGATCATGAAGCAACAGCTATGATGAAAGCACAATTCATGTCGTGGTGGGATGGTCTCATTACAGATCCCAAGAGCTCGATTATAATTATGGGTGCTACTAATAGGCCACGTGATCTAGACAGAGCCATTTTGAGAAGGATGCCTGCTGCATTCAATATTGGCTTACCTCGTACACCTCAGCGTGAACAAGTCCTCAAACTAATTCTCAGTAAAGAAccaaaagaagaaaatatagaTTTTCATCAACTTGCTGTACAAACAGATGGATTCTCATGTTCAGATCTGATGGAAATGTGTCGTTCAGCGGCTGTGTATCGTGTGAAGGACTTCTTGAATcttgagaaaacaaaaaaaggagATGAGGTATTTTACGATACTCTAAGACCCATAGCAATGGGAGATCTACTTTATGCTGCTGAAAAAGTCCGATCAGCAAAAATGTTGTGTGGTTCCTTCCATTTGCAGACTAGTTTAGATGTGGAATAG